In Rickettsia endosymbiont of Lasioglossum villosulum, the DNA window AAATACCCCATATTATTATTCGCAATTTTGGCTTATCATGAAAATTATAGCCAGCAAAAAAGCAAAAAACTGGCATAGCAGTACGACCAATTATTCGCAAAATAATAAGGTCAGGATATAGATACAAACCTATATGATCAATGATCATGGCTATGATTGCTAGAGTTTTTAGCAAATCTTGATAATTTGATTTATTTTTACTACTTTCTAACATGCTTAACTACTTTTAATAAATAAGCTACACTAAAAAAGACTATAATGCCAATTGTAATAGTACCTCCTAATGCAAAAACTTTAATCAGCAAATATTCCGAATAAAAATATTCTAAGAAATAATGTTTTATTGAGCCAATCATAATAGACATAATTGTGCAGCATAATAAAACTTTAATACAAAAAGATTTTATATCCTGTTCTATATGTAGCATATTCTGCTTTTTAGTATAGCTATATAATAAACCTAAATTATACCAAGCTGCAATAGAAGTACCAACTGCAATACCGATATGCTTTAAAGAATCCATCAATAATAAATTCATGCTGGTATTAATTATTATTGAAAATAGAGTTATTTTCAGAGGTGTTTTAGTGTCACTATTAGCATAAAAAATTGGGGTTAGAATTTTTGCCAAAATAAAAGCAGGCAGCCCTAAAGCAAACGCAGAAATAGCCTCAGCCGTATTTGTAGTATCAAGAGAAGTAAAAACGCCTCTTTCGTAAATCACGTTAATAATAGGATGCGATAAAATTATAATTCCAAAAGTCGCAGGCAGCGATAAAAATAACCCCATTCTAATTGCATTATTCTGCACTTTCGTGGCAGCTACTATATCATTTGATTTATATATTTTTGATAATTCAGGCAATAAAATAGTTGAAAAGCTAGTACCTATTATTGATAGAGGAAATTGATAAATTCGGTCCGCATAAGATAGTATGGAGATAGCTCCCTCAATAAAGCTAGCAATAGATTGAGAGATAAAAAGGTTTAATTGCTGTACGCCTGAGCTAATGGTCGCCGGTCCCATATTAATTAAAAGCTTTTTTACATCTGGATCATTTGGCTTAAAAATAAATGGAAAGCTTAAATCCGCTCTTTTAACGCAAACAAACATAAAAGAGACTTGTAATATTCCGGCAATTATTAAAGATAAGCTGATTGAAATGGTAGACTCTGTATAATTATCTAACATTAATGTACAGACTATTACGCATACGCTTAAGATAACAGGTGAAAAAGCAAAAGCAGCAAAGCGTTTTACCGAGTTTAAAATCCCCCCTAATAAAGCTGTAAGTGATACAAATATTAAGTAAGGTATAGTAATTCGGCATAAGAATACTGTAAGCTCAAATTTCTCTTTTTTACCGTGAAAACCAGGAGCTATAAACAGCATTAATTGCGGCATAAATATTTGCATCAATACTATTATAACTATTAATGAGAGTAGTAAAAGCGTAAAGACCTCACCAGAAAATCTACCTGCTGCTTTCTTAGAAATCAGCATTTTTTCATTATAAATAGGGATAAAGACGTTTGATAATGCTCCCTCGGCAAAAATTCTTCTAAATAGATTTGGTAATTTAAAGGCAACATTAATGCTATCACCCATTTGAGTAGAGCCAAATAATGATGCAATAAATTGCTCACGCACAAGCCCAAATATGCGAGAAATTAACGTGAAGAATGCTACTACAATCCCTGATCTGAATAATGTCACTAGTTTATAATTTTATTGTTTTCATAAGCACGTCATTGCGAAAAGATGTTGCCTGGGTGAATCAATTTTTCCTCTGTCATCCAGTTGCTTGACCACGGAATCCAGTATAAAGCGAGAAACGTGATCGGTGTCATACCGTGGCTTGGGAACTAGATCCAGAAAATAATTAAAAATACTAATTTTATTAGTATTTTTAACTGGATCCCGTGAATAAATCACGGGATGACAGGGGAAAATGATCCACGCGGGCAATGCTGCCGCGGGATGACACCCATGCACCTTGGCAGGAATGACATAAAACTAATTCTTAGCTCTCTCTACTCCCTCATTAATCAGGCTATCAGCTTTGGATTTACTTTCCCAGCCGGTAACTTTAACCCATTTACCTTTTTCTAAATCTTTATAATGCTCGAAGAAATGAACTATACGTTTCTTAAGCATCTCACATACATCATCTAATTCCTTGATATGATCAAAGGTAATATCAAGCTTAGAGGTTGGAACTGCAATAATTTTCTCATCAAAACCCGATTCATCTTCCATCATCAATACCCCAACAGCTCGACACTTAATTACTGAGCCAGGCACTACTGGATGATGCGATACAACAAGTACATCTACTGGATCACCATCATTAGAAAGAGTATGCGGAATAAAACCGTAATTACATGGGTAACTCATTGTGGTTTGCATGAAACGATCAACAAAAACCGCTCCTGATTCTTTATCGAATTCATACTTAATCGGACCGCTATTCATCGGTATTTCAATGATTACATTTATTTCGTCGTTATTTGCTTTTGCTTTAATTTTATCTATGAACATGTTTTATTTTTTTGGTTATAATTGTTTTATGTTATTGAATAGCTCATTTATCATTCCCGCAAAAGCGGGAATTCAGTCAATTATATTGTCATCCCGTGACTTGATCACGGGATCTTGTGCCATAGAATGTGTCCTGAGATACCGCGGTCAAGCCGCGGTATGACAGATTTTTTTCTAGATTCCCGCTTCTGCGGGAATGACAGTATTCGGAGGTCGGTAATTCTCATCATGCTTTGCTAGCAGCTCCCTTGCTATAAACTTGCCATTCGATAATCTACCGATAGCGATAATACCCTGATTCTCACGAAATAAGGCAGGCAGCACTCCTTGATATAATATTTCTAAGTCTTTAATATTGTCTGTGATAACAAAACTTATTTTATCAGCTGCAATTTTATTTATTGAATCTACTTTAACTAGCCCGCCGACTCTTAGCTCTTTCCCCTGCTCTACTTCATTAATTTTTGATGGTGGCACGAAAAATACTATACTTTTTTCTAAATTATAAAGTATTATACTAACTCCGATTACTGCTGAACAAAAGCAAATAATGATAGTTATTAACCTATTTTTTGCTCCTTTTTGCATCAGTATTTTTCTTCTCTTTCTTATAACTTATAAAGCTACTAACTAACAATACTCCCAGACTTAAAAAGGTAAATATATATGCTACTAACAAATAATTATTCATCAGTTACTTTTTAAAAATTCCATAATTTCGCTAGGAGCAGAATCTAAATAAAAATGCTTTAGATATTTTCCATTTTTATCCATTAGATAAGTAAAAGAAGAATGATCTAACATGTAATCTTGGTCATTATCATTTTCACTAGCAGCCTTAGCATAATAAACCTTAAACTTATCTGCTACTTCTCTTATTTGCTTCTCATTACCTGTAAGTCCAATAAATTTAGGATGAAAATGTTTTAAATATTCCTTTAATACTGCTGGAGTATCGCGGCTTGGATCAATAGTAATAAAAACCGGTACTATATCTATCTTATTTTCGCTTAAAATTTCCACCGCTTTTGTTATTTTATTTAAAGAAGTTGGGCATATATCAGGGCAGCTAGTAAATCCGAAATATATAAGGCTTAATTTACCTTTTAATTCATCACTACTAAATATTTCACCATTTTGATCTATTAATTCAAAGTCACCACCGATTTCTGCGTTATCTTCATAAATATTTACCTGACCAGCAAGAGGCTTATCTGGAGTCTTTAAAGATAATAATAAATATAATGCTCCAACGCCTATTAATAGACTAACTCCAATAATAATTTTTATAACATTTGATTGCATTTTTTATATCCCCAAATCTTATACAAGACCTAGTTTTTTAGGTTTAAAATATTTTACCCAAATATCTATTAGTAATTTAGTAATAATAATTGCTGAAAACATCGATGATATAATCCCGATTGTTAATGCTACAGCAAATCCTTTTATTGCTCCAACTCCAAATATATAAAGTAGAAAAGCAACAATCAGAGTAGTAAGGTTAGAATCCAAAATAGTAGCAAAGGCTGACTCAAAACCGGTTTTAATAGCATAAAGGTTGGAAGTTCCTTTATTTAGCTCTTCCTTTATTCGCTCGTAAATCAATACATTAGCGTCAACAGCCATACCCATAGTAAGTATTATCCCAGCAATCCCTGGCAGAGTTAAGGTAGCTTGGAAAAGCGACAATAATGCTAAAACATATAGCATAGCAAGACTTAAAGCTATATTTGCAAATAAACCAAGCAAGCCATAAGACCAGACCATAAATATACAAACTGCTGCAAAACCAATTATCCCTGCCTTTTTTCCCGATTCTATAGAATCAGCTCCAAGATTCGGTCCTATACTTCTTTCTTCAATAATCTTAAGCGGTGCAGGCAGTGAGCCGGCACGTAATAATAACGCAAGTTCATTTGCCGATTCAACAGTAAAATCACCTGAGATTATACCGCTACCACCCATAATTGGTTGATTTATTGTTGGAGCACTAAGTAGCTTATTATCTAAAACTATAGCAAGATGCTTTCCAACATTATTTTTAGTAACTTCACCAAATAATTTACTACCCAAACTATTAAAAGAAAATGATACAACTGCTTGTGAATTCTGATCAAAAGAGGCTGCGGCAGTTGTTAATGAATCACCACCTAAAATAGCTTTTTTCTTTACAACTAAATAACCCATTCTATCCCCTTGAACAAGCATTGAACCCATAGGCACATGACCTTTTACTGCTTCTTCAACATTGGCATTTTTATCAACCA includes these proteins:
- the secD gene encoding protein translocase subunit SecD — translated: MQNLPKWKIFLSIICTIFAVICALPNFTQVKSKYLPHDSVNLGLDLRGGAHLLLDVDFDTYLNDTMENLADTLRKSFREDKIGYKNLLVKQNNIQLELRSQEELKPLKKIISKIDPEINVEANDNRIKLSYSESRLSELLNKVVDQSIEIIRMRVDSTGTKEPILQKQGDRHILLQVPGEEDPTYLKNILGKTAKLTFHLVDKNANVEEAVKGHVPMGSMLVQGDRMGYLVVKKKAILGGDSLTTAAASFDQNSQAVVSFSFNSLGSKLFGEVTKNNVGKHLAIVLDNKLLSAPTINQPIMGGSGIISGDFTVESANELALLLRAGSLPAPLKIIEERSIGPNLGADSIESGKKAGIIGFAAVCIFMVWSYGLLGLFANIALSLAMLYVLALLSLFQATLTLPGIAGIILTMGMAVDANVLIYERIKEELNKGTSNLYAIKTGFESAFATILDSNLTTLIVAFLLYIFGVGAIKGFAVALTIGIISSMFSAIIITKLLIDIWVKYFKPKKLGLV
- the ccmE gene encoding cytochrome c maturation protein CcmE, with translation MQKGAKNRLITIIICFCSAVIGVSIILYNLEKSIVFFVPPSKINEVEQGKELRVGGLVKVDSINKIAADKISFVITDNIKDLEILYQGVLPALFRENQGIIAIGRLSNGKFIARELLAKHDENYRPPNTVIPAEAGI
- the murJ gene encoding murein biosynthesis integral membrane protein MurJ, which codes for MTLFRSGIVVAFFTLISRIFGLVREQFIASLFGSTQMGDSINVAFKLPNLFRRIFAEGALSNVFIPIYNEKMLISKKAAGRFSGEVFTLLLLSLIVIIVLMQIFMPQLMLFIAPGFHGKKEKFELTVFLCRITIPYLIFVSLTALLGGILNSVKRFAAFAFSPVILSVCVIVCTLMLDNYTESTISISLSLIIAGILQVSFMFVCVKRADLSFPFIFKPNDPDVKKLLINMGPATISSGVQQLNLFISQSIASFIEGAISILSYADRIYQFPLSIIGTSFSTILLPELSKIYKSNDIVAATKVQNNAIRMGLFLSLPATFGIIILSHPIINVIYERGVFTSLDTTNTAEAISAFALGLPAFILAKILTPIFYANSDTKTPLKITLFSIIINTSMNLLLMDSLKHIGIAVGTSIAAWYNLGLLYSYTKKQNMLHIEQDIKSFCIKVLLCCTIMSIMIGSIKHYFLEYFYSEYLLIKVFALGGTITIGIIVFFSVAYLLKVVKHVRK
- the ppa gene encoding inorganic diphosphatase; the protein is MFIDKIKAKANNDEINVIIEIPMNSGPIKYEFDKESGAVFVDRFMQTTMSYPCNYGFIPHTLSNDGDPVDVLVVSHHPVVPGSVIKCRAVGVLMMEDESGFDEKIIAVPTSKLDITFDHIKELDDVCEMLKKRIVHFFEHYKDLEKGKWVKVTGWESKSKADSLINEGVERAKN
- a CDS encoding SCO family protein; the encoded protein is MQSNVIKIIIGVSLLIGVGALYLLLSLKTPDKPLAGQVNIYEDNAEIGGDFELIDQNGEIFSSDELKGKLSLIYFGFTSCPDICPTSLNKITKAVEILSENKIDIVPVFITIDPSRDTPAVLKEYLKHFHPKFIGLTGNEKQIREVADKFKVYYAKAASENDNDQDYMLDHSSFTYLMDKNGKYLKHFYLDSAPSEIMEFLKSN